From Anaerolineae bacterium, one genomic window encodes:
- a CDS encoding c-type cytochrome, translated as MREWREKLALATVLLIVIGMPLAALGYQFGLRPVLAGSAQWVELTGRLPQRGGWSPETIRVEVGRSVRLVVHSEDVVHGFAIGKLGVDIGWVYPGQPKIVEFTPQRAGRYTFYCTTWCTEGHWRMRGILEVYDPNDPAAVERPVDPPQTDWQAEGVNLDAPHPAAEYPILRPSAARGAAVWRSSSDLPDAVQVLSRLDLRRQSPAQVFAMLRKGRVSDLTLTSLSERPPAELWDVVAYLWQEGTDPESVRLGRRLYQVNCAACHGEKGDGKGPAAVALTSAPTGHEAGHGHGLQAPTDFTDARSMAGGSGLIYYGKLVRGGMGTGMPYWGDIFTEQELWALVDYLWTFLFDLSWTPLSEEP; from the coding sequence GTGAGGGAGTGGCGCGAGAAGCTCGCGCTGGCGACGGTATTGCTCATCGTGATCGGGATGCCGCTGGCTGCGCTGGGATACCAATTCGGCCTGCGACCCGTCCTAGCGGGCAGCGCTCAATGGGTAGAGCTCACCGGCCGCCTGCCTCAGCGCGGCGGCTGGTCACCAGAGACGATCCGCGTGGAGGTAGGGAGGTCGGTGCGCCTGGTCGTACACAGTGAGGACGTGGTCCACGGCTTTGCGATCGGCAAGCTGGGCGTGGACATCGGCTGGGTCTATCCCGGTCAGCCCAAGATCGTGGAGTTCACACCGCAGCGAGCGGGCCGCTACACGTTTTATTGCACGACTTGGTGCACTGAGGGTCACTGGCGCATGCGCGGCATCTTGGAGGTGTATGACCCTAACGATCCGGCGGCAGTGGAGAGGCCGGTAGACCCGCCGCAAACCGACTGGCAGGCCGAGGGGGTCAACCTCGACGCCCCACACCCGGCTGCAGAGTATCCGATCCTCCGTCCGTCGGCTGCGCGAGGAGCTGCGGTGTGGCGGAGCTCCTCCGATCTGCCCGATGCCGTTCAGGTGCTCAGCCGCCTTGATTTGCGCCGGCAGAGCCCTGCTCAGGTGTTCGCCATGCTGCGCAAGGGCCGCGTGTCTGACCTGACGCTGACCTCGCTGAGCGAGCGACCCCCGGCCGAGCTATGGGATGTGGTGGCCTATCTCTGGCAGGAAGGGACCGACCCTGAAAGCGTGCGGCTGGGCCGGCGATTGTATCAAGTCAACTGCGCAGCTTGCCACGGCGAAAAGGGTGATGGCAAAGGGCCTGCGGCTGTCGCGTTGACGTCGGCTCCTACAGGGCATGAGGCCGGGCATGGACACGGCCTCCAGGCGCCCACTGACTTCACCGATGCCCGCTCGATGGCTGGAGGCAGTGGCCTGATCTACTATGGGAAGCTAGTGCGCGGCGGTATGGGTACTGGGATGCCATACTGGGGGGATATCTTTACGGAACAGGAGTTATGGGCGCTAGTAGACTACCTGTGGACGTTCCTATTCGATCTCTCATGGACGCCACTGAGTGAGGAGCCATGA